From Nicotiana tabacum cultivar K326 chromosome 22, ASM71507v2, whole genome shotgun sequence, one genomic window encodes:
- the LOC107805484 gene encoding myb-related protein 330, with amino-acid sequence MGRSPCCEKAHTNKGAWTKEEDQRLINYIRSHGEGCWRSLPTAAGLQRCGKSCRLRWINYLRPDLKRGNFTEEEDELIIKLHSLLGNKWSVIAGRLPGRTDNEIKNYWNTHIKRKLISRGIDPQSHRPLNAAATTTTASAATTTTKNICMDFKNNVDQKPNIINQRNNTTDSSYDETKCNSGTTEETKPLEIPQKSSQQLMINLELSIGLPLHTKTDHISSAESTASYNFLAAVAPPQTAAVPVTAAAEMVAKAVCLCWQIGFQGGGQSCGKCKTATGFYRYC; translated from the exons ATGGGACGTTCACCTTGTTGTGAAAAAGCTCATACAAATAAAGGAGCATGGACTAAAGAAGAAGACCAACGCCTTATCAATTACATACGTTCTCATGGTGAAGGTTGCTGGCGTTCTCTCCCTACAGCTGCAG gatTGCAAAGATGTGGAAAGAGCTGCAGACTGAGATGGATAAATTACCTAAGGCCTGATCTCAAAAGAGGAAACTttactgaagaagaagacgaattGATCATCAAACTCCACAGTTTACTTGGAAACAA ATGGTCTGTTATAGCTGGAAGATTACCCGGAAGAACTGATAATGAAATTAAAAACTATTGGAATACACACATTAAGAGAAAACTCATCAGCCGTGGCATTGATCCTCAATCTCACCGTCCACTCAACGCTGCCGCCACCACTACCACCGCCTCCGCCGCTACCACCACAACCAAAAACATCTGCATGGACTTCAAAAACAACGTTGACCAAAAACCCAATATTATAAACCAGAGGAATAATACCACAGATTCATCATATGATGAAACAAAATGCAACAGTGGTACTACTGAAGAAACAAAGCCACTAGAAATTCCACAGAAAAGTTCACAGCAACTGATGATAAATCTTGAACTTTCAATAGGGTTGCCATTACATACGAAGACTGATCATATTTCTTCAGCTGAGTCAACGGCATCATACAACTTCTTGGCGGCGGTAGCACCACCGCAGACGGCTGCAGTACCGGTGACGGCCGCGGCGGAGATGGTGGCCAAAGCAGTTTGTTTGTGTTGGCAAATAGGATTTCAAGGTGGTGGTCAGTCTTGTGGTAAATGTAAAACCGCAACTGGATTTTACAGATATTGCTGA